In the genome of Phaeodactylum tricornutum CCAP 1055/1 chromosome 20, whole genome shotgun sequence, one region contains:
- a CDS encoding glucose-6-phosphate dehydrogenase (Probably catalyzes the reaction: D-glucose 6-phosphate + NADP+ = D-glucono-1,5-lactone 6-phosphate + NADPH + H+), whose product MIICSLTFCFCSVVNDAKESVTILVVGASGDLAKRKTYPALLALYKASLLPSVTIIWGFARTEMTHYGFRHHLKPFLNDADECVVDQFLSICNYRPGSSYGDWESMDSILKASPSRNLVVYLATPPNVFAQSAAVLKKTLTLTPTNGFVRLVLEKPFGSDTESCETLLRTLNNQEWLEQQLYRIDHYLGKEMVQNILTLRQQNRWLNSLWNKDAVKSVHIICKESFGTDGRGGYFDRYGIIRDIFQNHLLQLLTLVAMDMPEKSCATKLRNAKLEILRKIPVINLEDCLFGQYEGYKDDSSIENRDTVTPTYACIRTWVHNETWRNVPFVLEAGKALNDRLCEIRLHFRGVKNGQPNSLVLRLQPVPTIFLTANVKTPGFSYNPVSARMQVDYGQALMPDAYTRLLLDVFRGKQANFVRDDELLASWKIFTPILNQTEQLNIVPEPYMRGSTGPDKRVEFLRSVGAIPSWSPPPSAL is encoded by the exons ATGATAATTTGCAGTCTCACTTTTTGCTTCTGCTCCGTTGTCAACGACGCGAAGGAAAGCGTAACGATCCTTGTTGTGGGAGCTTCGGGAGATCTCGCGAAGAGGAAGACCTACCCTGCACTTTTGGCTTTGTACAAGGCGAGTCTTTTGCCGTCAGTAACAATCATTTGGGGCTTCGCGCGGACCGAAATGACTCATTACGGTTTCCGTCATCACCTGAAACCTTTTCTCAACGATGCTGACGAATGCGTAGTCGATCAATTCCTTTCTATCTGCAACTATCGACCCGGTTCGAGTTATGGCGACTGGGAAAGCATGGACTCTATTCTGAAAGCATCACCCTCAAGGAACCTTGTTGTCTACCTAGCAACTCCGCCGAACGTGTTTGCACAGTCTGCCGCAGTTCTGAAAAAAACGCTTACCCTAACACCGACAAATGGTTTCGTCCGTCTTGTCTTGGAGAAGCCATTTGGAAGTGATACAGAAAGTTGCGAAACGCTGCTACGAACATTGAACAACCAGGAATGGTTGGAGCAACAACTGTATCGTATTGATCATTATCTTG GAAAAGAAATGGTTCAGAACATACTTACTCTGAGGCAGCAAAATCGCTGGCTGAACTCTCTTTGGAATAAGGATGCCGTGAAATCGGTACATATTATTTGTAAAGAATCTTTTGGAACAGATGGTCGCGGCGGTTACTTTGACCGCTACGGCATCATACGAGACATATTCCAGAACCATTTATTGCAACTGTTGACTTTAGTCGCCATGGATATGCCGGAAAAATCTTGTGCAACTAAACTTCGAAATGCAAAACTGGAAATTTTGAGAAAGATACCTGTTATAAATCTAGAGGACTGTCTTTTTGGCCAGTACGAGGGCTATAAAGACGACTCCTCGATTGAAAATCGAGATACAGTCACTCCAACCTACGCTTGCATTCGCACCTGGGTACATAATGAGACGTGGAGGAATGTGCCCTTCGTCCTCGAAGCCGGGAAAGCGTTAAACGATCGACTGTGCGAGATAAGACTTCATTTTCGAGGCGTAAAAAACGGTCAGCCGAACTCACTCGTTTTACGGCTTCAACCTGTTCCGACAATTTTTCTGACGGCTAATGTGAAAACCCCTGGATTTTCCTACAATCCTGTAAGTGCGCGCATGCAAGTCGACTATGGACAGGCTCTGATGCCTGACGCATACACTCGTCTACTACTCGATGTGTTTCGAGGGAAGCAGGCAAATTTTGTTCGGGATGATGAACTCCTGGCGAGCTGGAAGATATTCACGCCGATCCTGAACCAAACTGAGCAATTGAACATAGTACCTGAACCGTACATGCGAGGATCCACTGGTCCCGACAAGAGGGTAGAGTTTCTGAGATCAGTTGGAGCTATCCCATCATGGTCACCTCCTCCGTCTGCACTTTGA